The Actinocatenispora sera genome has a window encoding:
- a CDS encoding bifunctional GNAT family N-acetyltransferase/acetate--CoA ligase family protein, which yields MTEAAVDVLDATGHVVRLRRCHPGDADQIRTLLSALSPRSRYLRFFSSGTSIVEPELARLTRPPGPDHAAVVAQLGADIVGIGSYERLGGADSAELAVLVAERWHGRGIGTLLVEQLAAIARRHAISTLTGDVLAVNTSMLAVSEGLSARRTPAVAGVVGIRIATLPGEGALAALDARDRSAEHRSLRPALAPRSVAVVGAGRAPGGVGHEVLVSILEGDFPGPVYPVNPHADRVCGLTCYASLEQLPEPPELAVIAVPVPACAAVLRDAARRGVRAVVVLAEDPDGDGRAQRQQELVRIARDASMRMIGPNCIGVLNTDPTVRLDATFAPHRPTPGGLAVASQSGAVGVAVLDGATRAGVGISTFVSLGNKADVSGNDLLAYWYDDDSTRAVALYLESFGNPGRFARLARQLGRRKPVLAVKSGRSSSGRRAGASHSAAAATPDAIVDALFAQAGVVRTADPDELLDAARMLIDQPLPAGDQVGVIGNAGGLNILAADAAEAAGLAVPQLPGSLVSRLTGRGQRNPVDLGAGCTPDTMADAVSRLATSGAVDALVITVIAIRTADTSALLHAVGHGLATVPAVPAAVVVVGVQDPPSQLGARRNPVYPSVERAVRALGHSARYARWRRTAPGSPVTPPGLRPDLARARVQQHLGTAGPGWVPAQTAISVLADYGVSVPGHVVPASEATRAAGQIGYPVAVKPATGELVHKSEAGVVRLGLSTDAAVRAAAAEIAAVTEQPAADLLVQPMVSPDVELLAGIRHDPLFGPVVLLGAGGTLTELVDDRIVHLLPLTDLDAASMWRALRIAPALTGQRGQSPVDTTAIEQLLLRLARLAADVPEIAELDLNPVIAGPDGLTAVDVHLRLAHPAEAPDPYNRTLRPIR from the coding sequence ATGACCGAGGCGGCCGTCGATGTTCTGGACGCAACGGGCCACGTCGTTCGCCTGCGCCGCTGCCATCCCGGCGACGCCGACCAGATCCGCACGCTGCTGAGCGCGCTGTCGCCGCGAAGCCGGTACCTGCGGTTCTTCAGTTCCGGGACCAGCATCGTGGAACCCGAACTCGCCCGCCTGACCCGCCCACCGGGCCCTGACCATGCCGCGGTCGTGGCGCAACTCGGTGCCGACATCGTGGGTATCGGTTCCTACGAACGCCTCGGCGGTGCGGATTCCGCGGAACTGGCCGTGCTGGTCGCGGAGCGCTGGCACGGACGAGGGATCGGCACCCTGCTGGTGGAACAGCTGGCCGCGATCGCCCGCCGCCACGCCATCTCGACACTCACCGGAGACGTGCTGGCCGTCAACACATCGATGCTGGCGGTCTCCGAGGGCCTGTCGGCCCGCCGAACCCCGGCCGTGGCCGGTGTCGTCGGCATCCGGATCGCCACCCTGCCCGGGGAAGGCGCTCTCGCGGCACTGGACGCCCGGGATCGGAGCGCCGAGCATCGCTCGCTGCGGCCGGCGCTGGCGCCCAGGTCGGTGGCCGTCGTCGGTGCCGGCCGGGCACCCGGAGGGGTCGGCCACGAGGTACTGGTCTCCATCCTCGAAGGCGACTTCCCCGGGCCGGTCTACCCCGTCAATCCACACGCGGACAGGGTGTGCGGTCTGACGTGCTACGCCTCGCTGGAACAACTCCCGGAGCCACCTGAGCTCGCGGTGATCGCGGTCCCGGTACCGGCCTGCGCCGCGGTGCTGCGCGACGCCGCCCGCCGCGGCGTACGGGCCGTGGTGGTGCTCGCCGAAGACCCCGACGGCGACGGTCGGGCCCAGCGGCAGCAGGAACTGGTTCGGATCGCGCGGGACGCCAGCATGCGCATGATCGGGCCGAACTGCATCGGCGTGCTCAACACAGACCCGACCGTACGGTTGGACGCCACGTTCGCGCCGCATCGGCCGACGCCCGGGGGCCTCGCGGTCGCGTCACAGTCCGGTGCGGTCGGTGTGGCCGTGCTCGACGGCGCCACCCGAGCCGGCGTCGGGATCTCCACGTTCGTCTCGTTGGGCAACAAGGCCGACGTTTCCGGCAACGACCTGCTCGCGTACTGGTACGACGACGACTCCACCCGCGCGGTGGCGCTCTACCTGGAGTCGTTCGGCAACCCGGGCCGGTTCGCCCGGCTGGCCCGCCAGCTCGGCCGGCGCAAGCCGGTCCTGGCGGTCAAGAGCGGCCGCAGCAGCAGCGGCCGCCGGGCCGGCGCGTCGCACAGCGCGGCCGCAGCCACTCCTGATGCCATCGTCGATGCACTGTTCGCCCAGGCCGGGGTGGTGCGTACGGCCGATCCGGACGAGCTGCTGGACGCGGCGCGGATGCTGATCGACCAACCGCTGCCGGCCGGTGACCAGGTTGGCGTGATCGGCAATGCCGGCGGTCTTAACATCCTGGCCGCCGACGCCGCCGAAGCGGCAGGGCTGGCCGTACCTCAGCTGCCCGGCTCGCTGGTGTCGAGACTGACCGGTCGTGGTCAACGTAACCCGGTCGATCTCGGCGCCGGCTGCACGCCGGACACCATGGCCGATGCGGTCAGCCGGCTGGCCACCAGTGGCGCGGTCGACGCCCTCGTGATCACCGTGATCGCCATTCGCACCGCGGACACCAGCGCACTGCTGCACGCGGTCGGGCACGGCCTGGCCACAGTCCCCGCAGTACCGGCCGCCGTGGTGGTGGTCGGCGTGCAGGACCCGCCGTCGCAGCTTGGTGCGCGCCGCAACCCCGTGTATCCGTCCGTGGAACGAGCGGTTCGTGCGCTCGGGCATTCGGCCCGGTACGCACGGTGGCGACGCACCGCTCCCGGTTCTCCGGTGACACCACCGGGCCTACGCCCGGATCTCGCCCGGGCGCGCGTACAGCAGCACCTCGGCACCGCAGGGCCGGGCTGGGTGCCGGCTCAGACCGCGATCTCGGTACTGGCCGACTACGGCGTCAGTGTGCCGGGCCACGTGGTTCCCGCCAGTGAGGCGACCCGTGCCGCGGGCCAGATCGGCTACCCGGTGGCGGTCAAACCTGCTACCGGCGAGCTGGTCCACAAGTCCGAGGCAGGCGTGGTGCGGTTGGGGCTGTCCACCGACGCCGCCGTGCGTGCGGCGGCCGCCGAGATCGCCGCGGTGACCGAGCAACCAGCCGCAGATCTGCTGGTACAGCCCATGGTCAGCCCGGACGTGGAACTGCTTGCCGGAATTCGACACGATCCGCTGTTCGGGCCCGTGGTCCTGCTGGGAGCCGGCGGAACCCTCACCGAGCTCGTCGACGACCGCATCGTGCACCTGCTGCCACTCACCGATCTGGACGCCGCGTCGATGTGGCGCGCGCTGCGGATCGCGCCAGCCTTGACCGGCCAACGCGGCCAGTCACCCGTTGACACCACCGCCATCGAACAACTGCTGTTGCGGTTGGCGCGACTGGCCGCGGATGTGCCCGAGATCGCCGAACTGGACCTCAATCCCGTGATCGCCGGGCCCGATGGCCTCACCGCGGTCGATGTCCACCTGCGTCTGGCGCACCCGGCGGAAGCCCCCGATCCCTACAACCGCACCTTGCGACCCATTCGCTGA
- a CDS encoding Acg family FMN-binding oxidoreductase: MATAEFPESAGTGPQRTPSGTLWRAVSIALRAPSIFNTQPWRWHLRSGSVWLWADRTRQMTHIDPEGRLLIVSCGVALQHAACALAAIGHRPDTQRWPDPDRPDLLARLTAGPVREPTPDDIRALHAILSRRTDRRPSARDTPLATFHLNALRGAVEAHGVHLHVVRDEQLPVLAAATAQAEQIEFADPELRDDLDRWTHRDAIDRDGITPEQVVPAVSRRIPQRTFLPDREAHLEPGDGSDRSASYAILFTDGDDRRAWLTAGEALSSLLIEAAQRDVSVNPMSSAVEVPATRAQLAELLCHVGHPVLTLRLSPAGGKLPRSPRRAATDAIET; the protein is encoded by the coding sequence ATGGCCACAGCCGAGTTCCCCGAGAGTGCGGGGACGGGTCCGCAGCGTACGCCGTCGGGCACGTTGTGGCGGGCTGTGAGCATCGCCCTGCGTGCCCCATCGATCTTCAACACACAACCGTGGCGATGGCACCTTCGCTCCGGCAGCGTGTGGCTGTGGGCCGATCGAACCCGTCAGATGACCCACATCGACCCGGAAGGCCGCCTGCTGATCGTCAGCTGCGGCGTCGCGTTGCAACATGCTGCGTGCGCGCTGGCTGCCATCGGCCACCGACCTGACACCCAGCGTTGGCCCGACCCCGATCGCCCTGATCTGTTGGCCCGACTTACCGCTGGGCCGGTTCGAGAGCCGACCCCGGACGACATCCGTGCGTTGCACGCGATCCTGTCGCGGCGCACCGACCGTCGCCCGAGCGCCCGGGACACCCCACTGGCTACCTTCCACCTGAACGCGTTGCGCGGCGCGGTCGAGGCTCACGGCGTACACCTGCACGTGGTACGTGACGAGCAGCTGCCGGTGCTGGCAGCGGCGACGGCGCAGGCCGAGCAGATCGAGTTCGCCGATCCGGAGCTTCGCGACGACCTCGACCGATGGACCCATCGCGATGCCATCGACCGCGATGGGATCACTCCCGAGCAGGTGGTTCCGGCAGTGTCGCGCCGTATACCGCAACGCACGTTCCTCCCCGACCGCGAGGCGCACCTGGAACCAGGCGACGGCAGTGACCGATCGGCGAGCTACGCGATCTTGTTCACCGACGGCGATGACCGCCGCGCATGGCTGACGGCAGGCGAGGCGTTGTCCTCGCTTCTCATCGAGGCAGCGCAACGGGATGTGTCGGTGAATCCGATGAGCAGCGCGGTGGAGGTTCCCGCGACGCGAGCCCAGCTGGCCGAACTGCTGTGCCACGTGGGTCATCCGGTACTCACACTGCGACTGAGCCCAGCAGGCGGGAAGCTTCCACGCTCCCCGCGGCGCGCAGCAACTGATGCGATCGAGACCTGA
- a CDS encoding DUF1876 domain-containing protein, which yields MHQKRWSVEIFVDDDDGRSYAEARLHTHEGQPIIGRGRARVNPADEDIPEIGDELAVARALTDLGHRLLVTSSRDISAVTAEEVRLTH from the coding sequence ATGCATCAGAAGCGATGGAGTGTAGAGATCTTCGTGGACGACGACGATGGCCGCAGTTACGCGGAGGCGAGACTGCACACCCATGAAGGACAGCCGATCATCGGGCGGGGACGCGCTCGGGTCAACCCAGCCGACGAGGACATTCCCGAGATTGGCGATGAACTCGCCGTCGCGCGCGCTCTCACCGACCTGGGCCACCGGCTGCTGGTGACCTCCTCACGCGACATCTCGGCGGTCACCGCCGAGGAGGTTCGGCTCACCCACTGA
- a CDS encoding DUF1918 domain-containing protein, which yields MTTLTAHTGDRLLLARHDQAYRVAVVLSVEHPDGSPPYRVRWLDDGKEGLVFPGEGARVEPACRPAAGTTPRPERNCAPLQDVSS from the coding sequence ATGACCACCCTGACCGCGCACACCGGGGACCGTCTGCTGCTCGCACGACACGATCAGGCCTATCGGGTGGCCGTCGTGCTGAGTGTCGAGCATCCCGACGGCAGCCCGCCCTACCGGGTTCGGTGGCTCGACGACGGGAAAGAAGGTCTGGTCTTCCCGGGCGAAGGCGCTCGCGTCGAACCAGCCTGCCGGCCTGCCGCGGGCACAACGCCCCGGCCTGAGCGCAACTGCGCCCCTCTCCAGGACGTGTCGTCATGA
- a CDS encoding MBL fold metallo-hydrolase, with protein sequence MTGRRPGYVVGPGCPRAGGQRQHDQSGQHGADSPLPTHSQRRHVLHLTGRSFGCGPCGCGQNPPSGRLAKGPIELGRSGFLPNRPCRPDSMGCEVATPAGWAAGRLYEEVLAVSTLRFLGAAGTVTGSRFLIESGRQRILVDCGMYQGDAALRRRNWRPFPVDPTSIDAVVITHAHLDHIGLLPRIAREGYRGPVYCSPHTAQLARIVLTDAAHLQEEDARYAVRHRYSRHDPPLPLYTHTDAARSLELLRPTPFGTPVSIGGEMTATLHRAGHILGSACVAIDTGSDGTVLFSGDLGRTDHPLLRPPGPPPAADQIVIESTYGNRRHPLSDLAAEAALINSALQRGGSVLIPCFAIDRTEILLVRLAEMISAGMLPPVPVHVDSPMALAALEVYRQAARDRSPELRPAILNAATDPFDPGELHLARTVEESARLNHPRQPCIILSAAGMATGGRVVHHLLAQLPDPRNLVLLPGYQVPGTRGANLLAGATAIKAYGQYVPVRAQVVGLGEFSAHADADAVLTWLSLAPAAPATCFVVHGEPDASATLAHRIRQQLDWCTVVPREDERVTIRPGHDPGRANEIDTDHPGNLSGQLTRPQARP encoded by the coding sequence GTGACTGGTCGCCGTCCCGGCTACGTTGTTGGGCCCGGCTGCCCCCGCGCAGGAGGTCAGCGTCAACACGACCAGTCCGGCCAGCACGGCGCCGATTCGCCGCTGCCGACGCACTCGCAACGCAGGCATGTTCTCCACCTTACCGGGCGATCGTTCGGATGCGGTCCCTGCGGATGCGGACAGAATCCGCCGTCAGGGCGCTTGGCGAAAGGGCCGATAGAACTGGGTCGATCGGGCTTTCTCCCCAATCGGCCTTGCCGGCCTGATTCGATGGGATGCGAGGTGGCGACGCCCGCCGGATGGGCGGCGGGGCGCCTGTATGAGGAGGTGTTGGCGGTGAGCACGCTACGTTTTCTCGGCGCGGCGGGAACGGTCACCGGGAGTCGGTTTCTGATCGAGTCCGGTCGACAGCGGATTCTGGTCGACTGCGGTATGTACCAGGGTGATGCGGCGCTGCGGCGCCGAAACTGGCGCCCGTTTCCCGTCGATCCGACCAGCATCGACGCGGTCGTGATCACGCACGCGCACCTTGATCACATCGGCCTGCTGCCTCGGATTGCCCGGGAGGGCTACCGGGGCCCGGTGTACTGCTCGCCACACACCGCACAGCTTGCGCGCATCGTGCTCACCGACGCCGCGCACCTGCAGGAAGAAGACGCCCGCTACGCGGTGCGGCACCGCTACTCCCGGCACGACCCGCCGCTGCCGCTGTACACCCACACCGACGCAGCCCGCAGCCTGGAGTTGCTGCGGCCGACCCCGTTCGGTACGCCCGTGTCGATCGGCGGCGAGATGACCGCCACGCTACACCGAGCCGGGCACATCCTCGGCTCAGCCTGCGTCGCCATCGACACCGGCTCCGACGGCACCGTGCTGTTCAGCGGCGATCTCGGCCGCACCGACCATCCGCTGCTGCGCCCACCCGGCCCGCCGCCAGCCGCCGATCAGATCGTGATCGAATCCACCTACGGCAACCGGCGCCACCCGCTGTCGGACCTCGCCGCCGAGGCTGCCCTGATCAACTCGGCGCTGCAACGCGGCGGCAGCGTGCTCATCCCGTGCTTCGCCATCGACCGCACCGAGATCCTGCTCGTGCGGCTGGCCGAGATGATCTCAGCCGGGATGCTGCCTCCCGTCCCGGTCCATGTCGACAGTCCGATGGCGCTGGCGGCCCTGGAGGTCTATCGACAGGCGGCCCGCGACCGCTCGCCCGAACTACGACCGGCGATCCTGAACGCGGCCACCGACCCGTTCGACCCAGGGGAGCTGCACCTGGCCCGAACCGTCGAGGAGTCGGCCCGGCTCAACCATCCGAGACAGCCGTGCATCATCCTGTCCGCCGCGGGGATGGCCACCGGCGGTCGCGTCGTACACCACCTGCTGGCGCAACTGCCCGACCCGCGCAACCTGGTGCTGCTGCCCGGATATCAGGTGCCGGGCACCCGCGGCGCCAACCTGCTCGCCGGCGCCACCGCCATCAAAGCGTACGGGCAGTACGTGCCGGTGCGGGCCCAGGTCGTCGGGCTCGGCGAGTTCTCCGCACATGCCGACGCCGACGCCGTCCTGACCTGGCTCTCGCTGGCCCCGGCCGCACCCGCCACCTGCTTCGTGGTCCACGGCGAGCCGGACGCCTCAGCCACCCTCGCCCACCGCATCCGGCAGCAGCTGGACTGGTGCACCGTCGTGCCCCGCGAAGACGAACGCGTCACCATTCGCCCCGGCCACGACCCCGGCCGGGCGAACGAGATCGATACCGACCATCCGGGAAACCTGTCCGGCCAACTCACTCGGCCGCAGGCCAGACCGTAG
- a CDS encoding ferredoxin produces the protein MALKNTTLQVDPIACQAHGLCAELLAGFVTLDEWGYPIMPSRPVPQPLLAAARAAVRACPTLALHLVTR, from the coding sequence ATGGCGCTGAAGAACACCACTCTGCAGGTCGACCCGATCGCCTGCCAGGCACACGGACTGTGCGCCGAGCTGCTCGCCGGATTCGTCACCCTGGACGAGTGGGGCTATCCGATCATGCCGTCCCGCCCGGTGCCGCAGCCTTTGCTGGCCGCTGCGCGAGCCGCGGTACGCGCCTGCCCAACCCTCGCCCTGCACCTGGTCACTCGGTGA
- a CDS encoding NADH-ubiquinone oxidoreductase-F iron-sulfur binding region domain-containing protein, whose product MTATTPIARAARLLIGGTPDLAGHLNRYGPMPTIHDARELIALTETAGLRGRGGAGFPTARKLTAVASGRRRPYVVVNACESEPASHKDATLLRCAPHLVLDGAALAARALGADTAVVCLHRGDPATRHLSRALAERAGDGIDWRLAELPHRYVASEASALARFLTDGEALPTARPPRPEQRGVRGRPTLIDNAETLAHLALIARYGAGWYRSVGTRTDPGTALVTIGGYVARPGVYEIELGAPLSATIAAAGGATTPVAATLVGGYGGTWVGDPSLPLSHDPAGPDATTIGAGALMVLPAWACAIAETARVVAFLAAESAGQCGPCTFGLPSVADDLRHLADGRIDADLGDRLTRRLGQVSGRGACAHPTGAVRLVRSLLRVFAADIRAHRAGRSCRHHPPILPIPQPTSGQQSWR is encoded by the coding sequence ATGACCGCTACGACACCCATCGCCCGCGCCGCGAGGCTGCTGATCGGCGGCACGCCCGACTTGGCGGGCCATCTCAACCGGTACGGCCCGATGCCGACGATTCACGATGCACGGGAGTTGATCGCCCTCACCGAGACCGCCGGGCTGCGCGGTCGCGGCGGCGCGGGCTTCCCCACCGCGCGTAAGCTCACCGCCGTCGCGTCGGGGCGACGCCGGCCCTACGTCGTTGTCAACGCGTGCGAGTCCGAGCCGGCCAGTCACAAGGACGCAACCCTGCTGCGGTGCGCGCCGCATCTCGTGCTCGACGGCGCGGCTCTCGCCGCCCGGGCGCTCGGGGCGGACACCGCGGTGGTCTGCCTGCATCGCGGCGATCCGGCCACCAGGCACCTGAGCCGGGCCCTGGCCGAGCGCGCCGGCGACGGCATCGACTGGCGGTTGGCGGAGCTTCCCCATCGGTACGTGGCCAGCGAAGCGTCGGCGCTGGCCAGGTTCCTGACCGACGGTGAGGCGCTTCCGACGGCCCGGCCACCGCGCCCCGAACAGCGCGGCGTGCGCGGCCGGCCGACACTGATCGACAACGCCGAGACCCTGGCACACCTTGCCCTGATCGCCCGATACGGGGCGGGCTGGTACCGGTCGGTCGGCACCCGCACCGATCCCGGCACGGCGTTGGTGACCATCGGTGGGTATGTTGCCCGGCCCGGCGTGTACGAGATCGAGCTGGGCGCTCCGCTGTCGGCCACGATCGCCGCCGCCGGCGGGGCGACCACGCCGGTCGCGGCGACCTTGGTCGGCGGGTACGGCGGCACCTGGGTTGGTGATCCGAGTCTGCCGCTGAGCCATGATCCGGCCGGGCCGGATGCAACCACGATCGGTGCCGGCGCACTGATGGTGCTGCCGGCGTGGGCGTGCGCCATTGCCGAGACCGCCCGCGTCGTCGCGTTCCTCGCTGCCGAGTCGGCCGGTCAGTGCGGGCCGTGCACGTTCGGCCTGCCATCGGTGGCTGATGATCTGCGGCACCTCGCGGACGGGCGCATCGATGCTGACCTCGGCGATCGACTCACCCGGCGCCTTGGCCAGGTTTCCGGACGTGGCGCCTGTGCCCATCCCACTGGTGCCGTGCGGTTGGTCCGTTCGTTGCTGCGAGTCTTCGCCGCCGACATCCGGGCGCACCGTGCCGGGCGGAGCTGCCGGCACCATCCACCGATCCTGCCGATACCGCAACCGACCTCGGGGCAGCAGTCATGGCGCTGA
- a CDS encoding ferric reductase-like transmembrane domain-containing protein — protein sequence MISLWYAARGTGVVALLLLTATVLLGLLGPLRAASQGWPRFVLGGLHRNLSLLAVAFVVVHVASSVVDTYAGIGWWDAVVPFGSVYRPVWLGLGAVAFDLLLALIVTSLLRTRIRYRWWRTLHWLGYVCWPFAVIHAWGTGTDSGGGWVLGLTIGCLTAVAALAITRVVLAPYRRMP from the coding sequence ATGATCAGCCTCTGGTATGCCGCACGTGGCACCGGCGTGGTGGCGTTGCTGTTGTTGACTGCCACCGTGCTGCTGGGTCTGCTGGGGCCACTACGCGCCGCGTCGCAAGGATGGCCGCGGTTCGTGCTCGGCGGGCTGCACCGGAACCTGTCGCTGCTGGCGGTGGCGTTTGTCGTGGTGCACGTGGCCAGCAGCGTTGTCGACACGTACGCCGGCATCGGTTGGTGGGATGCGGTGGTGCCGTTCGGTTCGGTGTATCGGCCGGTGTGGCTCGGCCTGGGCGCGGTCGCGTTCGACCTGCTGCTCGCGCTGATCGTGACCAGTCTGCTGCGCACCCGGATCCGGTACCGATGGTGGCGCACGCTGCACTGGCTGGGGTACGTGTGCTGGCCGTTCGCCGTCATCCACGCCTGGGGTACCGGTACCGACTCAGGCGGTGGCTGGGTGTTGGGCCTGACGATCGGGTGCCTGACCGCGGTCGCCGCGCTCGCCATCACCCGCGTCGTGCTCGCACCGTATCGCCGGATGCCGTGA
- a CDS encoding FAD:protein FMN transferase, whose protein sequence is MIGTATTRFRMWGGTVVVAAVDPAAVLTVARTTRAVLSAVDQAASRFRDDSELRRAETDGGWRPVSAVLAALIDAALRVAAATDGLVDPTVSLRDLGYDRDLAAMPPAAPVRPVRPAPGWRRIGWRPAKQLLRVPPGVQLDLGATAKALAADWAARRGANRCRTGTLVAVGGDVSVAGSAPVGGWRIGVSDDHEQPAPDDPVVTITGGGIASSGVQRRTWRRAGMLVHHIVDPRTGYSTRPSWRTVTVAAASCFDANAASTAAMVRGADAVDWLARQALPARLVDLRGQAVTVAGWPA, encoded by the coding sequence GTGATCGGCACTGCTACCACACGGTTCCGGATGTGGGGTGGCACGGTGGTGGTCGCCGCGGTCGACCCCGCCGCCGTGCTCACCGTCGCGCGGACCACCCGGGCGGTGCTGTCGGCGGTGGATCAGGCGGCAAGTCGATTCCGGGACGATTCGGAGCTGCGGCGGGCCGAGACCGACGGCGGATGGCGGCCGGTGAGTGCGGTTCTGGCCGCCCTGATCGATGCGGCGCTCCGGGTAGCCGCGGCCACCGACGGGCTGGTCGATCCGACCGTGTCGCTGCGCGATCTCGGCTACGACCGGGACCTGGCTGCGATGCCGCCGGCGGCGCCGGTACGGCCGGTACGCCCAGCCCCTGGCTGGAGGCGCATCGGCTGGAGGCCGGCGAAGCAGCTGTTGCGGGTGCCACCCGGTGTGCAACTGGATCTTGGTGCCACGGCAAAGGCGCTCGCCGCGGACTGGGCTGCGCGGCGCGGCGCGAACCGCTGTCGTACCGGCACCCTCGTGGCGGTCGGTGGTGACGTGTCGGTGGCCGGCAGCGCGCCGGTCGGCGGCTGGCGGATCGGCGTCAGCGACGATCACGAGCAACCGGCGCCGGACGATCCGGTCGTCACCATCACCGGTGGAGGGATCGCCAGTTCCGGGGTGCAACGGCGGACCTGGCGTCGAGCCGGGATGCTGGTGCATCACATCGTCGACCCACGTACCGGCTACTCCACCCGGCCCAGTTGGCGCACCGTGACCGTCGCCGCAGCCAGCTGCTTTGACGCCAATGCGGCCAGTACGGCTGCCATGGTCCGCGGCGCGGATGCCGTGGACTGGTTGGCCCGGCAGGCGCTGCCAGCGCGGCTGGTGGATCTGCGTGGCCAAGCCGTCACCGTCGCCGGGTGGCCGGCATGA
- a CDS encoding HAMP domain-containing sensor histidine kinase — MRRWRGLTLRARLTSIAALAVAVAVVGVSAVAFVAVGHQVRASVDQTLRRDAETVAASPDEWAHRTVVGSDDGHGDPDHDHDLSPRVQVLDGAGRPVGATGLPVTGRARQIATGHGQEAFEQVPVRGEDYRMLTRRAAGGGAVQVAVSLHGAHETMAGVGLAILVVGVVGVAAAAAVGALVARAGLRPVDRLTAAVEHVTATTDLDTSVDAGLDVSGRDEVGRLATAFNTMLAALRASRAAQRLLVEDAGHELRTPLTSLRTNIQLLIRADRQRDRQLSDADRGRLLADLDTQTAELTRLVGELVDLARDDHGAELVEPVDLAELVDLAVQRLPAGTPVDADYEHVSVPGRATSLTRMVANLLDNAVKWSPPGAPVTVRLRAAAGTDGTPGAELSVADRGPGVAEADLPHIFERFHRAPTARSVPGSGLGLAIVAQAVALHAGTVRVEQVHPSGARFVVWLPRRSGNAA, encoded by the coding sequence ATGCGGCGGTGGCGCGGCCTGACCTTGCGGGCCCGGCTGACGTCGATCGCGGCGCTGGCGGTCGCGGTGGCGGTCGTCGGCGTCTCGGCGGTCGCGTTCGTCGCGGTCGGTCACCAGGTCCGCGCGTCCGTTGACCAGACGCTGCGACGCGACGCCGAGACCGTCGCAGCCTCGCCGGACGAGTGGGCACACCGCACCGTCGTGGGCAGCGACGACGGTCACGGCGACCCCGATCACGATCACGACCTCAGCCCGCGGGTACAGGTGCTGGACGGTGCCGGGCGGCCGGTGGGCGCGACCGGGCTGCCGGTGACCGGTCGGGCGCGCCAGATCGCCACCGGGCACGGGCAGGAGGCGTTCGAGCAGGTACCGGTGCGCGGCGAGGACTACCGGATGCTGACCCGGCGGGCGGCCGGCGGTGGTGCCGTGCAGGTCGCGGTGTCGCTGCACGGCGCCCACGAGACGATGGCCGGAGTCGGGCTGGCGATCCTCGTCGTCGGGGTGGTCGGGGTGGCTGCCGCGGCGGCCGTCGGCGCGTTGGTGGCCCGGGCCGGGCTGCGGCCGGTGGACCGGCTCACCGCGGCCGTCGAGCACGTCACCGCGACCACCGACCTCGACACCAGCGTCGACGCCGGTCTCGACGTGTCCGGCCGCGACGAGGTCGGCCGCCTGGCTACCGCGTTCAACACCATGCTGGCCGCGCTGCGCGCCTCCCGGGCGGCACAGCGGCTGCTGGTCGAGGACGCCGGGCACGAGCTTCGTACCCCGCTGACCAGCCTGCGCACCAATATCCAGCTGCTGATTCGTGCCGACCGGCAACGCGACCGGCAGCTGTCCGACGCCGACCGCGGCCGGCTGCTGGCCGATCTGGACACGCAGACCGCCGAACTGACCCGGCTGGTCGGCGAGCTGGTCGACCTTGCGCGCGACGATCACGGCGCGGAGCTGGTCGAGCCGGTCGATCTGGCCGAGCTGGTCGACCTCGCCGTGCAGCGGCTGCCTGCCGGGACACCCGTCGACGCCGACTACGAGCACGTGTCGGTACCGGGCCGGGCGACCTCGCTGACCCGGATGGTGGCGAACCTGCTCGACAACGCCGTCAAGTGGAGCCCGCCGGGCGCGCCGGTCACGGTACGGCTGCGCGCCGCCGCAGGCACCGACGGCACACCGGGCGCCGAGCTGTCGGTCGCCGACCGGGGGCCAGGCGTGGCCGAGGCGGACCTCCCGCACATCTTCGAACGGTTCCACCGGGCACCCACCGCCCGCTCGGTGCCCGGCTCCGGGCTCGGCCTGGCGATCGTCGCGCAGGCGGTCGCGCTGCACGCCGGTACCGTCCGGGTCGAGCAGGTGCACCCCAGCGGCGCCCGCTTCGTCGTCTGGTTGCCGCGTCGGTCGGGAAATGCGGCGTAG